GGTTGTACGAGATGAAGATGACGACGCAGTAATGATTCCAAATAATTTAGTTTTTACGGCAACGCTGGTCAATAAAACTTCTCAAAAATCAAATAAAATCGTTGTTAAGTTTGAATTACCGATCGATGTTGCTGTCGCTGTAGAAGAATTGGAACGCTATTTAACACCTCTATTTCAGCAGAATCCGAATTTGGACCACGCCCAAGGTTTTATTATTAAGGTGGCCGATCTCGCTAAAGATTACATCAAGTACAAAGTTGAAGTTAGTACAATTTCTTCCAGCAACAAGATACATCAGCAGGTGCAGAGCAGAATATTGAATGAAATTTTGCAATTTCAGCGCGGCAAAGGTTAAATTTTTCTGACTTTGATATTTTTAACGAAGTGATGGCCCCCTTTTTCCAGAATCAGATCTGCGCGATATCTTGTTGGCAGAATATTCTTAATTAAGTTAGGCTTATTGATTTCATTCCAGATACTTACAGCCATAGACTGGCTTTCTTCAGTGGTCATATTTGCATATTTGTGGAAAAATGACGCTGGGTTTTGGAATGCAGTTTCACGGAGGGACTCAAATCGGTTGGTGTACCATTCGATCAAGTTTTTTTCGCTGGCGTGCACGTAAATCGAGTAATCAAAGAAATCGGAAACGAAGACGCTATGACCTTTTCTCGGCCGCTGAGAATTGACTTGTAACACATTAATTCCTTCTACAATGAGAATATCGGGCTGTTCGATGATTTGTTGCTCCTCGTCTGGCAGTACATCATAGATCAAGTGGCTGTAGACAGGGACTGCTATCTTTGGAGAACCGGATTTCACAGCGGAAAGGAAATGGATCAATCTTTTGGCATCATAGCTTTCCGGAAAACCTTTCCGGTTTAGAATACCGAGTTCAATGAGTTGTTTATTTGGGT
The genomic region above belongs to Sphingobacterium zeae and contains:
- the coaA gene encoding type I pantothenate kinase; protein product: MQLDPQIAIDSPFRSIKREDWKNLNGKVLHNFSVEDLETLHALNEPLTNQEIEEVYVPLSHFLEIHIDRFQSLHQRTNRFFGKEESKLPYIIGIAGSVAVGKSTTARVLQRVLSLLPSKPKVDLVTTDGFLYPNKQLIELGILNRKGFPESYDAKRLIHFLSAVKSGSPKIAVPVYSHLIYDVLPDEEQQIIEQPDILIVEGINVLQVNSQRPRKGHSVFVSDFFDYSIYVHASEKNLIEWYTNRFESLRETAFQNPASFFHKYANMTTEESQSMAVSIWNEINKPNLIKNILPTRYRADLILEKGGHHFVKNIKVRKI